Proteins encoded together in one Deltaproteobacteria bacterium window:
- a CDS encoding sugar transferase produces MLKEYSATFRYLLVIIDIVIILPAFWLGYYLRTGPLSEWFEKGLGPLQDYAWLVCYLIIFTPLALYLLGAYRPFRTENLLRIIARLFISVILIIGSEAVILFFKQEWMYSRSLLLGWGLIYFALIASERVLLVSFLRSVRRGGFNFRRVAIAGTGKEAQEVVEEINANRFWGLRIEGIITEGEKTEGEIFGLKILGSLREIESIIKKHVIDDLYFTLGTFHDSLLMVTETCALVGCSLYIVPPIRDGYFTKIRTNNLGSIPLLSCRNGPIAPLQLFVKREVDLLISGMVMLIFPLIFLIIGVMIRLDSKGPILYASTRVAHNRRKFKCYKFRTMVKDADKLVHLLKEVDEIDGPVRKSSKDPRITRVGRFLRRYSIDEIPQFINIFKGEMSLVGPRPPLPDEVEQYKLSDLRKLSMPQGITGLWQVSGRDAVKSFDERLKLDLAYIDNWSLWLDL; encoded by the coding sequence ATGCTTAAGGAATACAGCGCTACATTCAGGTATCTCCTGGTCATTATAGACATCGTCATTATTCTGCCCGCTTTTTGGCTAGGATATTATCTGCGCACGGGGCCTCTATCTGAGTGGTTTGAGAAAGGACTTGGCCCTCTGCAAGACTACGCATGGCTGGTTTGCTATCTGATCATATTTACTCCCTTAGCCCTATATCTATTGGGAGCATATAGACCCTTCCGTACGGAAAATCTCCTCAGGATAATAGCAAGGCTATTCATCAGCGTGATATTGATCATCGGCAGCGAAGCGGTCATTCTATTCTTCAAGCAGGAATGGATGTATAGCCGCTCGTTGCTTTTGGGCTGGGGACTTATCTACTTTGCCCTTATTGCCTCAGAGAGGGTATTGTTGGTCTCTTTTTTGAGAAGCGTTCGAAGGGGGGGGTTCAATTTTAGACGAGTAGCTATTGCGGGAACAGGGAAAGAGGCACAAGAGGTGGTTGAGGAGATAAATGCCAATAGGTTTTGGGGATTAAGAATTGAGGGGATAATAACAGAAGGGGAGAAAACTGAGGGGGAGATATTTGGCCTGAAAATATTGGGCAGTTTGAGGGAAATAGAAAGTATCATAAAAAAACATGTAATTGACGACCTTTATTTTACCTTGGGGACCTTCCATGACTCTTTACTAATGGTGACTGAAACCTGTGCCCTGGTGGGATGTTCTCTCTATATAGTGCCACCAATAAGAGATGGATATTTCACCAAGATAAGAACCAACAACCTCGGTTCAATTCCCTTATTATCCTGTCGTAACGGCCCAATCGCCCCCCTGCAATTATTTGTCAAGAGGGAAGTAGATCTTCTTATCTCCGGTATGGTTATGCTAATCTTCCCTCTCATTTTTTTGATCATAGGGGTAATGATAAGATTAGACTCTAAAGGACCTATCTTGTACGCCTCTACAAGGGTCGCTCACAACAGGAGAAAATTCAAATGTTACAAGTTCCGCACCATGGTAAAGGACGCCGATAAACTCGTCCATCTCCTCAAGGAGGTGGATGAGATTGATGGACCGGTGAGGAAATCATCAAAGGACCCAAGGATTACAAGGGTGGGGCGGTTCTTGAGGAGGTATAGCATCGATGAGATCCCCCAATTTATCAATATCTTCAAGGGGGAGATGAGTCTGGTCGGTCCCCGGCCACCCTTGCCTGACGAAGTCGAGCAGTACAAATTAAGTGATCTACGGAAGTTGAGCATGCCTCAGGGCATCACCGGTCTCTGGCAGGTGAGTGGCAGGGATGCGGTAAAGAGCTTTGATGAGCGTTTAAAGCTGGATCTAGCTTATATAGACAATTGGTCCTTATGGCTCGATCTTAA
- the galE gene encoding UDP-glucose 4-epimerase GalE, which translates to MEKVILVTGGAGYIGSHVVKELRKKGYRPLVYDNLSTGHQWAVRRDELIEGDLEDKLHLQEVLEKEKPLAVMHFAANAIVSESVERPEIYFRNNVINTFNLLEAMLASGVKYFIFSSSAAVYGNPHQIPIPEDHPLSPMNPYGEGKFFVEKALRWYEKAHGLKYISLRYFNAAGADPEGELGEAHNPETHLIPRILEVALGKRPFIEIYGIDYDTPDGTCIRDYIHVTDLAQAHILALEALLDGTTSNVYNLGNQRGFSVREVVEASRGVTGHPIPTKESSRRSGDPPVLVASAERIKSELGWGPQYDDMKMILETAWGWMQRK; encoded by the coding sequence ATGGAGAAAGTTATCCTTGTCACCGGAGGGGCGGGGTATATAGGGAGCCATGTGGTAAAGGAGTTGAGAAAGAAGGGTTATAGGCCCCTGGTCTATGATAACCTCTCCACAGGCCATCAATGGGCAGTAAGAAGGGATGAGTTGATAGAGGGGGATTTAGAGGATAAATTGCATTTGCAAGAGGTCCTCGAAAAAGAGAAGCCGCTAGCAGTGATGCACTTTGCTGCAAACGCCATAGTGAGCGAATCAGTAGAGCGGCCAGAGATCTATTTCCGCAACAACGTTATCAATACCTTTAACCTCTTAGAGGCAATGCTGGCAAGTGGGGTGAAATATTTTATCTTTTCTTCCAGCGCTGCTGTCTATGGCAATCCGCACCAGATCCCCATCCCCGAAGATCATCCATTGAGCCCGATGAACCCCTATGGAGAGGGAAAGTTCTTTGTGGAGAAGGCCTTACGGTGGTACGAGAAGGCCCATGGCCTAAAATATATCTCACTTAGGTATTTCAATGCTGCTGGGGCCGATCCAGAAGGGGAGCTGGGAGAGGCCCACAATCCAGAAACCCACCTCATCCCCCGTATCTTGGAGGTAGCCTTGGGCAAGAGACCCTTTATAGAGATATACGGCATTGATTACGACACCCCTGATGGCACCTGTATAAGGGACTACATTCACGTAACCGATCTGGCCCAGGCCCATATCTTGGCCCTGGAGGCCCTCTTGGATGGCACCACCAGCAATGTCTACAATCTGGGAAATCAAAGGGGGTTTTCCGTAAGGGAGGTGGTGGAGGCATCCAGAGGAGTAACAGGACATCCCATTCCAACAAAGGAATCTTCCCGAAGGTCGGGAGACCCTCCTGTGCTGGTGGCCAGCGCAGAGAGGATAAAGAGCGAGTTGGGTTGGGGGCCTCAATATGATGATATGAAGATGATTCTGGAGACGGCATGGGGGTGGATGCAAAGGAAATGA
- a CDS encoding type II toxin-antitoxin system VapC family toxin, which yields MILYLDTSALVKLYVDEEGSERIRGLVESAQVIATSRVSYVEARAGVARKLREGDLTEREYRQILEDLEKDWKSYFIVEVSERVTRIGGELVGRHPIRGFDAIHLASGILLKNRTEEEVLFACFDERLKEAAKSEALLV from the coding sequence ATGATTCTCTATCTTGATACCAGCGCTCTGGTAAAGCTCTATGTGGATGAAGAGGGTTCAGAGAGAATTAGGGGATTGGTAGAGTCTGCCCAGGTCATTGCTACTTCACGCGTTTCTTATGTGGAGGCTAGGGCAGGGGTTGCGAGGAAGCTTCGCGAAGGCGACTTGACCGAAAGAGAATATAGGCAGATCCTTGAAGATTTGGAAAAAGATTGGAAGAGCTATTTCATCGTAGAGGTCTCCGAGCGTGTAACCAGGATCGGTGGAGAGTTGGTGGGAAGACACCCCATTAGGGGGTTCGATGCTATCCATCTAGCTTCAGGAATATTGTTGAAGAACAGAACAGAAGAAGAGGTCTTGTTCGCTTGCTTCGATGAGAGACTTAAGGAAGCGGCCAAATCCGAGGCCCTGCTCGTTTAA
- a CDS encoding type II toxin-antitoxin system prevent-host-death family antitoxin has translation MQKVGIRELRNKLSHYLNQVEEGKRYELTKRGEVIALLIPVQEEKMYKGLRALTEEGMAFWTGDKPKGASQPVKNRGRLLSEIIIQDRR, from the coding sequence ATGCAGAAGGTTGGGATTAGAGAATTGAGAAATAAACTGAGCCACTATCTTAACCAAGTTGAAGAGGGGAAGCGCTACGAACTAACAAAGAGGGGTGAAGTGATTGCCCTCTTGATCCCCGTTCAGGAGGAGAAGATGTACAAAGGTCTCAGGGCGCTGACCGAGGAAGGGATGGCCTTCTGGACAGGTGATAAACCCAAGGGGGCCTCCCAGCCTGTGAAGAATCGTGGTCGCCTGCTATCTGAAATAATCATTCAAGATCGCAGATGA